Genomic window (Magnetospirillum sp. WYHS-4):
CCAACTCCTCGCGCACCAGGGTCAAGGCGACCGTGCCGCCGACTCCCCGCATGGCATCGATGGCGTTGCTGATCAGATTGAGCAGCGCCGCCTGGATCTGCGGCAGGTCGACGGCCACCCAGCCGGCATCGCGCGGAACCACCGCGTCCAGGACGATTCCGGTCGGCAACACGTCGCGCGCCATGGCGACGACTTCCTCGACCACCCGGCTGGCCGGCAAGGTCTGGGTGCGGGCCTCGCCGCGGCGGCCGAAGGCGAGCACGCTGGAAACCAGATGGGTGGCCCGTTCGGCGGACTGGCAGATGCGGTCCAGCATTTCCCTTTGGCGGCTGCCTTCCGGAGCCTCCTCGCGCAACAGATCGCCCAGGATGGTGATGGGCGTCAGCATGTTGTTCAGGGAATGCGCCATGCCGCTGGCCAGGGTTCCCAGGGCTTCCAGCTTGCGGGCCTGGAGAAGCTGCGCTTCGGCGGCGCGGCGCTGGGCTGCTTCCGCGTCGCGCTGCCGATAGAGGGTCTCCTCCGTCCGGTTCACCGCCTGGAGGTGCAGCCGGTCGACCGATACGTAGACCGCGAGGCCGAGAATCAATCCGACGGTCAGGGCGATCATCAGCCCGGGGGCCAGTTCCTGCAGGCCGTGGCGAAGCACCAGTTCCCCGACCTTGGCGCCGCCGTCAAGGATGGGAACGACGACGGTCAGGGCGGCGATCGGCGAGAAATCGCCCTCGGCCGCCACGACCTGCCCTTTCGAATCCAGGATACGCACGCTTTCGCCCGGCCCCGGCGGGACCACCCGAAGAAGGTGGTTGAAGCGGTATTCCTCGAATCGCCAGAGATCGGGACGGGCGGAGACGATCTGGTTGACCATGGCGACCTTCAATTCCGCCTCGACGCGCATGGCCGCACGCTCGCTGGCCACCGCCAGCCAAACCTGGACCGCCGCCGGCGCGAGGGCGACCAGGCCCACCACCAGGGCCAACACGTGGCGGGTCCGGGCCAGCGAGCCGCGATGGTCGCCTGCCAAGGTCATGGCCGCGCCGGAACGGGTTGGAACCCGTGGACCTCCAGGAGGCTCCGTGTCTCCGGGGAATCCAGGAATTCGACGAAGGCCGATACCGCCTCCCGGGCCGGCCGCCGCGTCACCAGATGGAAGGATTTGGCATGGGGATAGGTTCCATCGGCCATGCTGGCGAGGGTGGGGGCGACGCCGTCCAGGGACAAGGGTTTGAGGGCGCGCCTCTCGGCCAGGATCTGGCCCAAGGCCAAGGTGCCGATCGCGCCGGGAATGGTTTCCAGGGCCGCCGCCCCGTCCTGGTCGGTGATGGCGACGGCGTTGGGCCACCGGTCCAGCGCCGAGGCGACCGCCTCGCCCATGCCGGGCCCCAGGACCGACAGGATTCGCGTGTCGGTGTCGTCCCGTGGACGCAGGACGACCCGAAGCCGGCGTCCGTCCGGCCACTCCGTCATTTGACCCGAATAGGCCTTCGCCAATTGGGCCGTGGTGATGCCGGCGACGGGGAGGTCAGCCTGCACCGCGATGACGAACGGACTGCGAGCCCAAGGCCGCACCTCGGCCCAGGCCAGGGTTTCGTCGTCCGGAGCCTTGGCGGAAACCGCCAGGTCGATGGCTCCTTCCCGGAGCGCCCGCAAACTGCCCCCGCTGCCCAAGCTGGGCAGAACGACGATTTCCGTCCCCGGCCGGCCGCGGCTAAAGGCTTGCCCGGCGAGGCGAACGATTCCCAGGGGGCTGCCGGTGCCGGTGACCCGTAGGGGTTCGGCCGTTGCGTCCGGCCCCATAAGCGAGACGATGGCGATGACCGCGACGGCCCATGGGCAGATTGGGCGGGCGGTGGCCGGCGAACAGCGTTCCATTTTTTCCCATCCGCCCGAGAAGGCGTTCCGATGGAGCGCAGCATGCCATCGGAGACCTTTCGTCGCAAGGATCGCAAAGTCGGCTTGCCAATCCGCCCGGATGACATTAAAAGGCCGTCTTCCGATCGTCTCACGGGCCGTTGAAATTAGAGGAGAATCCGAGTCCCCAGGATTGGCGTCCCCAAAGTATTGGTGAGATGGCGAAAAGCGGGGTGACAAGGAAAGGCGGTCTGGGGTATATCGGTTCCGGAAGGCGGACGCCTTCCTTTGAGAAGCGAGATTTGGCCTGTTACGGGCAAAAAGGGCGGTTAGCTCAGCGGGA
Coding sequences:
- a CDS encoding substrate-binding domain-containing protein, coding for MERCSPATARPICPWAVAVIAIVSLMGPDATAEPLRVTGTGSPLGIVRLAGQAFSRGRPGTEIVVLPSLGSGGSLRALREGAIDLAVSAKAPDDETLAWAEVRPWARSPFVIAVQADLPVAGITTAQLAKAYSGQMTEWPDGRRLRVVLRPRDDTDTRILSVLGPGMGEAVASALDRWPNAVAITDQDGAAALETIPGAIGTLALGQILAERRALKPLSLDGVAPTLASMADGTYPHAKSFHLVTRRPAREAVSAFVEFLDSPETRSLLEVHGFQPVPARP
- a CDS encoding ATP-binding protein; the encoded protein is MTLAGDHRGSLARTRHVLALVVGLVALAPAAVQVWLAVASERAAMRVEAELKVAMVNQIVSARPDLWRFEEYRFNHLLRVVPPGPGESVRILDSKGQVVAAEGDFSPIAALTVVVPILDGGAKVGELVLRHGLQELAPGLMIALTVGLILGLAVYVSVDRLHLQAVNRTEETLYRQRDAEAAQRRAAEAQLLQARKLEALGTLASGMAHSLNNMLTPITILGDLLREEAPEGSRQREMLDRICQSAERATHLVSSVLAFGRRGEARTQTLPASRVVEEVVAMARDVLPTGIVLDAVVPRDAGWVAVDLPQIQAALLNLISNAIDAMRGVGGTVALTLVREELGDASAPVLAELPPGSYAVIRVADTGTGMSPEVAERIFEPFFTTKEAGRGTGLGLSSTYGIVRSHGGIVTLDSRFGQGTTFTLYLPTRPPPAESS